The genomic interval CTGGTGTGCGCGGCACATCATTTTTTGTTAGCGCTACCCCTGAGGCTTCAAATTTTGTCGTAGGCGATGGTAGCTTAGCAATTGCTATTGGTGAGCGCGAAGTGTTGCTTGATGAAAAAGGCGCATCAGTAACTATCGGTCCAGATGGTTTTATTCCGCTAAGTAAAATATCTGATGCAGAGTTAAAAGCATTATTTGAGCGTGTTGGTGGCGCCGCTGCAGTTAATGGAGTGAGCTATCCGACTATTATTGCTGCAACTACAACAAGTGACGAAGCTGCGCGTGAAGCATGGCGTAATGAATTAATGCGCCCTGATCTGCTGATTGACACCCCATTTTTAGGCACTACTAGTTGGTCACCTTCTTTAACTACAACTAATTTGACTGTTCAAGTGAATATACCTACTGCAAATTAAAAATAAAGCTAAATATATCGAGCTGCTATAGATTCTTTTTTAGCTACAGAACAAAGCTGCTTATCTGAAGTAAGCAACAAATCTGCTTGCCCTGTAATAGCACTAGCGAGTTGTATACTATCAAGTATTTTCAGTTTATGTTTGCGAATAATTCTTTTGCTTTCTGATACAAGTAAATCATTCCACTTAACTATGCCAAAATATTGATAATCATAAAGAAACTCGCTCTCAAGCCATTTTGCATCTGCTAAACTAAGCGATTTTTCAGTTAATCGTCTGGTAATAACTGAATTGATTTCTAATATGGTTGTTGGCGCGATTAAAATTGTATGAATAGCTTGTAAAAAAACAGCAAATTCATCAGCACCAGACTCATCAATATATTTTTTAAAAAGTGTTGATGTATCAATTAATACATTCATTCGTTATCACGTAGTTTAATGACTGATTCTGAAAAATTTTCACCTTTTATTTTTCGTCGTTTAATATCTCGTCGCCACCCAGGATGGCTAACATTTTTGTTGTGAGGAACAATATCAGCAATAGCCACATTTCTTTCTAAAATGGTAAGCGAATGACCTGCCTTTACTATTTTCATATGTTTTGAAAAATTATGTAACAATTCACGAACGCCTATAGTTTGCATAATTGACCCAAATTAATAATTACACTTATATCTAACATTTGTTAGACATTTTGTCAATAATAACCAAAGTGCATATGCGTAGATCCCTGACCAGTGCATTTTATTAATTTTTATGGTATAAATACTATAAATCTAAAAATTTTTGTAAATTTATTAAATACAAGCATAGGCCACTTAACTAATGAGAGTGAGTGTCAAATGGCTACAGTTAAAAAGTTTTTAATTTTTCGAAGTAGTTTTGTGGCGCAAAGACTATTTTTCTTTTTTGCGACTTGTACTTTAATGATCACTCTTGCAGCCTGCGGCCGTACCTCGCTTGATAAGAACTATGTTGTGGCTACAGATCTATGGCTAACTGCTGATGGCCTTCAAGCTACTAGTTATAATATTGTTTCTCGTTGCACATCTAATTTAAAATTAACTCTTGAACTTAAACAAGTTGGCAATGCAACCCTAGGTAATACTTCAATAGTAGATGGCAGAGTTTATTATCAACCGTTGCAAGATGGTGATGGTCAAGAAGGTAACGCTTATGATTCATTCACCTATACAATTATCGATCCGCAAGGCAACACTGCTAGTGCAACAGTTTTTGTTACCTTACGGCACTCAAATCGATTTCCTGTAGCAGTTGATGATGTTGTGCAAAGTACTGATGGCAGCGCTATTATAATTGATGTTTTAGCTAATGATAGCGACGTAGATCTCGACGAGCTTGAAGTTACCGCAGAAAACCCTGAATACGGTAGTATTGAAGTAGATAGTGATCAAACAATTACTTATACTCCTGCTGCAGGTTTTATTGGTACAGATTATTTTACTTATACAATTAATGATGGCCGTGAAGGTGAAGCTTCTGCAATAGTGCAAATTGAAGTCGGCCCTATTGATGAGCTGGTGTTGTATCTACCATTTAATGGTAACGCTAATGATCTAAGTGATTATAACAATGATACTGAAATACTTGGGGAAGTAAGCTTAGCTACTGATAGATTTGGCAACAGCGACAGTGCTTATTCATTTGATGGTATTGATGATTATATTAAAGTTATTTCGACTACAAACCTGAATTTTGGATTTGACGATTTAACCTTATGCTTTTGGATAAAATTCACCGGAGATACGTTTAGCGGTAGTGCCGGTCAACAAATGATTGTCTCTAAAGGCGATTACACTGCTACTGGATTTGGCGTTTCTGTATACGATAATCGTATTGCAACTTTCATAGGCTCTGGTGATAC from Deltaproteobacteria bacterium carries:
- a CDS encoding FecR domain-containing protein yields the protein MLPQLLIAILLQAPAMAINVKGHVEMKIGPTPIQLTRFVAVPDSATVITYENSFASLRLFSGSLVRMGPNTQLLIKQLNYKKPVGKRHESLSVKVGHIWAGVLRLIGSESKFEIETPNAIAGVRGTSFFVSATPEASNFVVGDGSLAIAIGEREVLLDEKGASVTIGPDGFIPLSKISDAELKALFERVGGAAAVNGVSYPTIIAATTTSDEAAREAWRNELMRPDLLIDTPFLGTTSWSPSLTTTNLTVQVNIPTAN
- a CDS encoding type II toxin-antitoxin system VapC family toxin, producing the protein MNVLIDTSTLFKKYIDESGADEFAVFLQAIHTILIAPTTILEINSVITRRLTEKSLSLADAKWLESEFLYDYQYFGIVKWNDLLVSESKRIIRKHKLKILDSIQLASAITGQADLLLTSDKQLCSVAKKESIAARYI
- a CDS encoding cadherin-like domain-containing protein, which encodes MATVKKFLIFRSSFVAQRLFFFFATCTLMITLAACGRTSLDKNYVVATDLWLTADGLQATSYNIVSRCTSNLKLTLELKQVGNATLGNTSIVDGRVYYQPLQDGDGQEGNAYDSFTYTIIDPQGNTASATVFVTLRHSNRFPVAVDDVVQSTDGSAIIIDVLANDSDVDLDELEVTAENPEYGSIEVDSDQTITYTPAAGFIGTDYFTYTINDGREGEASAIVQIEVGPIDELVLYLPFNGNANDLSDYNNDTEILGEVSLATDRFGNSDSAYSFDGIDDYIKVISTTNLNFGFDDLTLCFWIKFTGDTFSGSAGQQMIVSKGDYTATGFGVSVYDNRIATFIGSGDTTNPNPEGMLVNNDYWHFITVRRIDGVLETYVDNEIQNEETNQNNISNDDCLVFGGYYPSGDKLFNGIIDDIRIYHRALSEGELILLAQ